One segment of Pseudobythopirellula maris DNA contains the following:
- a CDS encoding transketolase family protein — protein MSAPAPSVFTPAALERLEALGYAKGKPNLEAFAATLLECGKADRDVVVVTSDSRGSGKLVPFGVELPHQLVEVGIAEQNLVGVTAGLAASGKKSFGVSPACFLTARSLEQIKNDICYSNVPATVVGISAGVSYGALGSTHHSLHDFAALRAIHNIDVVVPADNRETADAVRWAAGHDRPVYLRFGKAAMYDLPEGDRPFTPGKARTLREGSDACLIGTGETVIHCLLAAAELESAGVSCRVLSVPSVKPLDEQAVLKAAGECSAVVTAEEHSVHGGLGEACAALLMQAGARCGFKIAAIPDEDTVTGAQADIFRHYGLSMEGLAESVQSALSHAGAGA, from the coding sequence ATGAGCGCCCCCGCTCCCAGCGTGTTCACACCCGCCGCCCTCGAGCGGCTCGAAGCCTTGGGCTACGCCAAGGGCAAGCCGAACCTCGAGGCGTTCGCCGCCACACTGCTCGAATGCGGCAAGGCCGATCGCGACGTGGTCGTCGTCACCAGCGACTCGCGCGGCTCCGGCAAGCTCGTGCCGTTCGGCGTCGAGCTGCCGCACCAGCTGGTCGAGGTCGGCATCGCCGAGCAGAACCTGGTGGGAGTGACCGCCGGGTTGGCGGCGAGCGGCAAGAAGTCGTTCGGCGTCTCGCCCGCCTGCTTCCTCACGGCCCGCTCGCTGGAGCAGATCAAGAACGACATCTGCTACTCCAACGTGCCGGCCACGGTGGTCGGCATCAGCGCGGGCGTGAGCTACGGCGCCCTGGGGAGCACGCACCACTCGCTGCACGATTTCGCCGCGCTGCGGGCGATCCACAACATCGATGTTGTCGTCCCGGCCGACAACCGCGAGACGGCCGACGCGGTCCGCTGGGCAGCCGGCCACGACCGGCCGGTCTACCTGCGGTTCGGCAAGGCGGCGATGTACGACCTGCCCGAGGGCGACCGCCCGTTCACGCCCGGCAAGGCCCGCACGCTCCGCGAGGGCTCCGACGCCTGCCTGATCGGCACGGGCGAGACCGTGATCCACTGCCTGCTGGCCGCCGCCGAGCTCGAGTCGGCCGGCGTCTCGTGCCGCGTGCTGAGCGTGCCTTCCGTCAAGCCGCTCGACGAGCAGGCGGTGCTCAAGGCGGCCGGCGAGTGCTCGGCCGTCGTCACGGCCGAGGAGCACAGCGTGCACGGCGGCTTGGGCGAGGCTTGTGCGGCGTTGCTCATGCAGGCGGGCGCCCGCTGCGGTTTCAAGATCGCGGCGATCCCCGATGAGGACACGGTCACCGGCGCCCAGGCCGACATCTTCCGCCACTACGGCTTGTCGATGGAAGGGCTGGCCGAGTCGGTCCAATCGGCGCTCTCGCACGCGGGGGCCGGAGCATGA
- a CDS encoding transketolase: protein MSKQLSIEELKLKSVRYRRELLRCITEAGAGHTGGSLSCVDILSVLYNRVMNVSPANWADPDRDRYVQSKGHSVEALYVVLADQGFFPLEDLEGLCRYGSPFVGHPTRKTPGIEMNTGALGHGLPIAVGMAIAAKLDNSKRRVFTLMGDGELAEGSNWEGAMSAAHHRLDNLTAIVDYNTLQITGPTRDVCSNEPIDEKFASFGWNVRPVDGHDLEALTEAFTAAPEPGRPTCVIANTVKGKGVSFMENVVKWHHGVPGADDYTTAQQEIDAAEALLTGGPS, encoded by the coding sequence ATGAGCAAACAACTCAGCATCGAAGAGCTCAAGCTCAAAAGCGTGCGCTACCGGCGTGAGCTCTTGCGTTGCATCACCGAGGCGGGCGCCGGTCACACCGGCGGCAGCCTGTCGTGTGTCGACATCTTGAGCGTGCTCTACAACCGGGTGATGAACGTCTCGCCCGCCAACTGGGCCGACCCAGACCGCGACCGCTACGTGCAGAGCAAGGGCCACTCGGTCGAGGCGCTCTACGTGGTGCTGGCCGACCAAGGGTTCTTCCCGCTCGAGGACCTCGAAGGGTTGTGCCGCTACGGCTCGCCTTTCGTCGGCCACCCGACACGCAAGACGCCCGGCATCGAGATGAACACCGGCGCCCTGGGGCACGGGCTGCCGATCGCCGTGGGCATGGCGATCGCCGCCAAGCTGGACAACTCAAAGCGGCGTGTCTTCACGCTCATGGGCGACGGCGAGCTGGCCGAGGGGTCCAATTGGGAGGGCGCCATGTCGGCCGCCCACCACCGCCTCGACAACCTCACGGCGATCGTCGACTACAACACGCTGCAGATCACCGGACCGACGCGCGACGTCTGCTCGAACGAGCCGATCGACGAAAAGTTCGCCAGCTTCGGCTGGAATGTCCGCCCGGTCGACGGCCACGATCTGGAGGCGCTCACCGAGGCCTTCACCGCCGCGCCGGAGCCGGGCCGACCGACCTGCGTGATCGCCAACACCGTTAAGGGCAAGGGCGTGAGCTTCATGGAGAACGTGGTGAAGTGGCACCACGGCGTGCCCGGCGCGGACGATTACACGACGGCCCAGCAAGAGATCGACGCCGCCGAGGCCCTACTCACAGGAGGCCCGTCATGA
- a CDS encoding L-fucose/L-arabinose isomerase family protein, with protein MTDSKPTLGVIFGNRDFFPDQLVTEARSDVEKLLGEMGVASVMLTPEDSKLGGVETHADARKCAELFKKNADSIDGVLVVLPNFGDEKGVADTLKMAGLGKPVLIQGYPDDLNQLGVARRRDAFCGKISVCNNLKQAGIPFSLTEKHVSHPTSDSFRKDLDRFLRVCRVVNGLKGARLGAVGARPGAFNTVRYSEKILERNGVSVTTVDLSEFIGSADRLETGDAAVAAKLAEIHAYAPAPGVPQEKLEQMAKMGVVLGRWMEENALDATAIQCWTSVQQNFGCNVCTLMSMMSESYMPSACEVDVTGTLTMYAMQLAAGSPAALVDWNNNYGDDEDKCVLFHCGNWAKSFLPDIKIATAPILGSTLGEENTYGALDGRTPEGPLTYGRLTTDDNEGRIRAYVGQGELTADELNTFGTRAVARVPRLQSLLGHVCREGFEHHVVMTVSSSAEALAEAFETYLGWETHHHA; from the coding sequence ATGACCGACTCGAAGCCGACGCTCGGCGTCATCTTTGGCAACCGCGACTTCTTCCCCGACCAACTCGTCACCGAGGCCCGCTCGGACGTCGAGAAGCTGCTGGGAGAGATGGGCGTCGCCTCGGTGATGCTCACGCCCGAAGACTCGAAGCTCGGCGGCGTCGAGACCCACGCCGACGCGCGCAAGTGCGCCGAGCTGTTCAAGAAGAACGCCGACTCGATCGACGGCGTGCTGGTGGTGCTGCCGAACTTCGGCGACGAGAAGGGCGTGGCCGACACGCTCAAGATGGCCGGCTTGGGCAAGCCGGTGCTCATCCAGGGCTACCCGGACGACCTCAATCAGCTCGGCGTCGCCCGCCGCCGCGACGCGTTCTGCGGCAAGATCTCGGTCTGCAACAACCTGAAGCAAGCCGGCATCCCGTTCTCGCTGACCGAGAAGCACGTTTCGCACCCCACCAGCGACAGCTTCCGCAAGGACCTCGACCGCTTCCTGCGCGTCTGCCGGGTGGTGAACGGGCTGAAGGGCGCGCGTTTGGGCGCCGTCGGCGCCCGGCCGGGGGCGTTCAACACCGTGCGCTACAGCGAGAAGATCTTGGAGCGCAACGGCGTGAGCGTCACCACGGTCGACCTGTCGGAGTTCATCGGCTCGGCCGATCGTCTCGAGACGGGCGACGCGGCCGTGGCGGCCAAACTCGCCGAAATCCACGCCTACGCCCCGGCCCCCGGCGTGCCCCAGGAGAAGCTCGAGCAGATGGCGAAGATGGGCGTCGTCCTGGGACGCTGGATGGAGGAGAACGCCCTGGACGCCACGGCGATCCAGTGCTGGACCTCGGTCCAGCAGAACTTCGGCTGCAACGTCTGCACGCTGATGAGCATGATGAGCGAGAGCTACATGCCGAGCGCTTGCGAGGTCGACGTGACCGGCACGCTGACGATGTACGCCATGCAGCTGGCGGCCGGCTCGCCGGCGGCGCTGGTCGATTGGAACAACAACTACGGCGACGACGAGGACAAGTGCGTGCTGTTCCATTGCGGCAACTGGGCCAAGAGCTTCCTGCCCGACATCAAGATCGCCACCGCGCCGATCTTGGGGAGCACGCTGGGCGAAGAGAACACGTACGGCGCACTCGACGGCCGCACGCCCGAGGGCCCGCTCACCTACGGCCGCCTCACCACGGACGACAACGAGGGCCGCATCCGCGCCTACGTCGGCCAGGGCGAGCTGACGGCCGACGAGCTCAACACGTTCGGCACCCGCGCCGTGGCCCGCGTGCCGCGGCTGCAATCGCTGCTCGGCCACGTCTGCCGCGAGGGCTTCGAGCACCACGTCGTGATGACCGTCTCGTCGAGCGCCGAGGCGTTGGCCGAGGCGTTCGAGACTTACCTCGGCTGGGAGACGCACCACCACGCCTGA